In one Amia ocellicauda isolate fAmiCal2 chromosome 2, fAmiCal2.hap1, whole genome shotgun sequence genomic region, the following are encoded:
- the ethe1 gene encoding persulfide dioxygenase ETHE1, mitochondrial, giving the protein MRLSGLRRLKGVLAWASPLALARHSHGSVAVLPRSHLGSASVLQPRQEGVWSRNYSIRMDQREGLIFRQLFESKSSTYTYLLADTNTRQAVLVDPVLDTVERDAKLIQDLDLELIIAVNTHCHADHITGTGLLKKKLPGCRSAISKDSGAIADIHLQEGDTLTFGKYSLQALSTPGHTDGCMTFVLNDKSMAFTGDALLIRGCGRTDFQQGCAKKLYKAVHEKIFTLPKECLVYPAHDYTGQTVSTVDEEHRLNPRLTKSLEEFVKIMNNLNLPKPAQIDVAVPANLVCGIQGV; this is encoded by the exons atgcGTTTGTCAGGGTTGCGCAGATTGAAAGGCGTCTTGGCCTGGGCCTCGCCTCTCGCACTGGCCCGGCACTCGCACGGAAGCGTCGCGGTGCTTCCACGCTCTCATCTCGGCTCAGCAAGTGTGTTGCAGCCGCGCCAAGAGGGAGTCTGGAGCCGGAACTACAGCATCAGGATGGATCAGCGAGAAGGACTTATTTTCAGGCAG TTATTCGAGTCAAAGAGCAGCACTTACACCTACCTGTTAGCCGACACAAACACACGGCAGGCGGTGCTCGTTGATCCAGTTTTGGACACAGTGGAACGGGATGCCAAACTGATCCAGGATCTGGATCTTGAGCTCATCATTGCAG TCAACACACACTGCCATGCTGACCACATCACAGGCACAGGGCTGCTGAAGAAAAAGCTGCCAGGATGCCGCAGTGCCATCTCCAAGGACAGTGGGGCCATCGCTGATATACACCTGCAAGAAGGGGACACCCTGACCTTTGGGAAATAT TCTCTGCAAGCACTGTCCACCCCAGGACACACTGATGGATGTATGACATTTGTCCTCAACGACAAGAGTATGGCCTTCACTGGCGATGCACTGCTGATCCGGGGCTGTGGGCGCACTGACTTCCAGCAAG GTTGTGCCAAGAAACTATACAAAGCAGTGCATGAGAAGATATTCACCCTGCCTAAAGAGTGCCTTGTATACCCTGCTCATGACTACACAG GACAGACTGTGTCCACAGTTGATGAGGAACATAGACTAAATCCTCGTCTCACTAAGAGTTTGGAGGAGTTTGTGAAAATAATGAACAACCTCAACCTGCCCAAACCTGCTCAGATAG ATGTTGCTGTGCCTGCCAACTTGGTCTGTGGAATCCAAGGGGTTTGA
- the tmem71 gene encoding transmembrane protein 71 encodes MALLFSGAVTSSPIKRKGQSTDHRCHRLSLSLLSPDCSYECFSIDPLTGSPCSCRRSPRLLSNGYYVLTEDSLICDEEGNLSLTPSKINVSYKENLVRIFRRRRRPRRSLASLFSVSGACGSWLGESMFAPGHSPLAQSSWLEGGTDLDGSGCAFSCDGGALAAKEGSVSTDDGVLPSPSLGDWLGEEPPTDLDQEACFSHEQFRQSLGGFLDLPPPSPFFAKKYYCKEPRQSDSAIIKTLFVIILTVCLCIALFSRWLLGGLAVAFITFMLIFTSFFLTKSTFGNAARLRKAETEDITSRNE; translated from the exons ATGGCTCTGCTGTTTTCAGGAGCAGTTACAA GTTCACCTATTAAGAGGAAAGGACAGTCCACTGATCACAGATGTCACAG GCTGAGTTTGTCCCTGCTGTCTCCTGACTGCTCCTACGAGTGCTTCTCCATTGACCCCCTGACGGGCTCCCCCTGTTCCTGCCGCCGCAGCCCTCGCCTCTTGTCCAACGGATACTATGTCCTGACCGAAGACAGCTTAATTTGTGATGAGGAGGGCAACCTCAGTCTGACGCCTTCCAAGATCAACGTGTCCTACAAGGAGAATCTTGTCAG GATTTTCCGGCGGAGGAGGCGTCCGCGGCGCTCCTTGGCCAGCCTGTTCTCGGTGAGCGGGGCGTGCGGGTCCTGGCTGGGGGAGAGCATGTTCGCACCGGGGCACTCCCCCCTTGCCCAGTCCTCCTGGCTGGAGGGAGGCACTGACCTAGATGGCAGTGGCTGTGCTTTCTCCTGTG ACGGTGGTGCACTTGCAGCCAAAGAGGGCTCCGTCTCCACAGACGATGGCGTGCTGCCCTCCCCAAGCCTTGGAGACTGGCTGGGTGAGGAGCCACCCACAGACCTAGATCAAGAGGCTTGCTTCTCCCACGAGCAGTTCAGACAGTCCCTGGGGGGGTTCCTGGACCTGCCCCCCCCTTCGCCATTCTTCGCCAAGAAGTACTATTGTAAGGAGCCCAGGCAGTCAG ATTCTGCCATCATAAAGACCTTATTTGTCATTATCCTTACTGTGTGCTTGTGCATAGCCCTGTTTTCCAG GTGGCTGCTGGGAGGCCTGGCAGTGGCATTTATTACCTTCATGCTAATTTTcacttcattct ttctAACAAAGTCTACCTTTGGAAATGCTGCCCGGTTACGGAAAGCAGAGACAGAG GATATCACTTCTAGAAACGAATAG